The following are from one region of the Prochlorococcus marinus str. SB genome:
- a CDS encoding bifunctional folylpolyglutamate synthase/dihydrofolate synthase, which produces MKNANLKFFELSPKYERDNIKLGLSRIKKALQDLGNPCENIPAIQIIGTNGKGSIAAYLENILFEAKRNFGVTTSPHLLDVCERIRVNKKNINKTDFEKIYRLIEEKVSTFELTPFEKIICCALNFFDNKKVELLILEAGLGGRLDATTAHKSRPIIAIGNIGLDHKEFLGDTIEKIAEEKLAVIEKNSIVISCKQNSQVENLITKKVKEVGAEIIWKDSISKSYELGLKGIFQKQNASVAIGAIEALNNLGFNIKGTHISEGLKKTSWKGRLEIINFLNKEILVDCAHNYPAAKALSHERNNWENEDKGIYWILGVQRQKDFYAILKTLLKKNDHLLLVPVPNQPSWQLKDLSQIKEIDLQKTIEFKKFELAIDYLFSLEKWPANHPVLTGSIFLVAEFIKFTNKQKY; this is translated from the coding sequence TTGAAAAATGCAAATTTAAAATTTTTTGAATTATCACCCAAATATGAAAGGGATAATATCAAATTAGGTTTATCACGAATTAAAAAAGCACTTCAAGATCTTGGTAATCCTTGCGAGAATATCCCTGCGATACAAATTATTGGAACTAATGGGAAAGGATCAATCGCGGCATATTTAGAAAATATACTTTTTGAAGCTAAAAGAAATTTTGGTGTAACGACATCTCCCCACCTTTTGGACGTATGCGAGAGGATTAGAGTTAATAAAAAAAATATTAACAAGACTGATTTTGAAAAAATCTATAGATTAATAGAAGAGAAAGTTTCAACATTTGAATTAACTCCTTTTGAAAAAATCATTTGCTGCGCACTAAATTTCTTTGACAATAAAAAAGTTGAATTGCTCATTCTTGAAGCTGGCTTAGGGGGACGATTAGACGCGACAACAGCCCATAAATCTAGACCAATAATTGCTATTGGGAATATTGGCTTAGACCACAAAGAATTTCTTGGAGATACTATTGAAAAAATTGCCGAAGAAAAATTAGCAGTTATTGAAAAAAACTCAATTGTCATCTCATGCAAACAAAATAGTCAAGTTGAAAATTTAATAACCAAAAAAGTTAAAGAGGTTGGAGCAGAAATTATCTGGAAAGATTCAATTTCGAAAAGCTATGAGCTTGGCTTAAAAGGAATTTTTCAAAAGCAAAATGCTTCAGTAGCTATTGGAGCAATAGAAGCGTTGAATAATTTGGGATTTAATATTAAGGGAACACACATATCTGAAGGTCTTAAAAAGACATCTTGGAAGGGAAGGCTAGAAATAATAAATTTTTTGAACAAAGAAATTCTTGTAGATTGTGCGCATAATTATCCTGCTGCAAAAGCTCTCTCTCATGAGCGAAATAATTGGGAGAATGAAGATAAAGGAATTTATTGGATTTTAGGTGTCCAAAGACAAAAAGATTTTTACGCAATATTAAAAACGCTTCTAAAGAAAAATGATCACTTATTACTTGTGCCAGTGCCAAACCAACCTAGTTGGCAATTAAAAGATCTTTCTCAGATTAAAGAAATTGACCTTCAAAAAACAATTGAATTTAAAAAATTTGAACTTGCCATTGATTATTTATTTTCCCTAGAAAAATGGCCAGCTAATCATCCTGTCCTAACGGGTTCTATTTTTTTAGTTGCTGAATTTATTAAATTTACAAATAAACAGAAATATTAA
- the miaB gene encoding tRNA (N6-isopentenyl adenosine(37)-C2)-methylthiotransferase MiaB produces the protein MLTKTKSDEKKTQNNSTTGSYWITTFGCQMNKADSERMAGTLEKMGYTRADNELNADLVLYNTCTIRDNAEQKVYSFLGRQAKRKHKTPSLKLVVAGCLAQQEGESLLRRVPELDLVMGPQHVNNLENLLEKVDLGNQVAATEETFISEDITSARRESSICGWVNIIYGCNERCSYCVVPSVRGKEQSRYPIAIKSEIQKLADDNFKEITLLGQNIDAYGRDLPGTTKEGRKENTLTDLLYYIHDVKGIRRIRFATSHPRYFSKRLIQACYELDKVCEHFHIPFQSGNDEILKQMSRGYSIKKYKNIIENIRSLMPDASITADAIVAFPGETEQQYQDTLKLISEIGFDQVNTAAYSPRPNTPAAVWTNQLSEEVKKARLQEINDLVEKTAKSRNQRYINNIESVLIEGLNPKNSSQMMGRTRTNRLTFVEIPKNTNFNFSLGDEINVRINEARPFSLTGELSL, from the coding sequence GTGCTAACAAAAACAAAATCAGACGAAAAAAAAACTCAAAATAACTCAACTACTGGCAGTTATTGGATAACCACATTTGGATGCCAAATGAACAAGGCTGATTCTGAGAGAATGGCTGGGACATTAGAGAAAATGGGATACACCAGAGCAGATAATGAATTAAATGCCGATTTGGTCTTGTACAATACATGCACTATTAGAGATAATGCAGAGCAAAAAGTTTATAGCTTTCTAGGAAGACAAGCAAAAAGAAAGCACAAAACACCTAGCTTAAAACTTGTTGTTGCAGGTTGTCTTGCTCAGCAAGAAGGAGAATCCTTACTAAGAAGAGTCCCAGAACTTGATTTGGTTATGGGGCCTCAACACGTAAATAATCTTGAGAATCTTCTGGAGAAAGTTGATTTAGGAAATCAAGTTGCTGCTACAGAAGAAACCTTCATTTCTGAAGATATAACAAGTGCCAGAAGAGAAAGCTCTATTTGTGGCTGGGTTAATATCATTTATGGATGTAATGAAAGATGTTCATATTGTGTAGTCCCCTCTGTCAGAGGAAAAGAGCAATCAAGATATCCAATTGCGATAAAAAGTGAGATACAAAAATTAGCTGATGATAATTTTAAAGAAATTACTCTTTTGGGTCAGAACATTGATGCTTATGGTAGAGACCTTCCAGGAACTACAAAAGAGGGGAGAAAAGAGAATACCCTAACTGATCTTTTGTATTATATTCATGATGTTAAAGGAATTCGCAGGATAAGATTTGCTACTAGTCATCCAAGATATTTTTCAAAAAGGTTGATTCAAGCTTGTTATGAACTGGATAAAGTCTGTGAACATTTCCATATCCCCTTCCAAAGTGGAAATGATGAAATTTTAAAGCAAATGTCCAGAGGATATTCTATTAAAAAGTATAAAAATATTATCGAGAACATAAGGTCATTAATGCCAGATGCTTCAATTACAGCTGACGCAATAGTTGCTTTCCCGGGAGAAACCGAACAACAATATCAAGATACTTTAAAACTAATATCAGAAATTGGCTTTGATCAGGTAAATACAGCAGCATACTCTCCAAGACCAAATACGCCTGCAGCAGTTTGGACTAATCAACTTTCCGAAGAGGTAAAAAAAGCTAGATTACAGGAAATTAATGATTTAGTCGAGAAAACTGCTAAGAGTAGAAATCAAAGATATATCAATAATATCGAAAGCGTTTTAATTGAGGGTTTAAATCCAAAAAATTCCTCTCAAATGATGGGTAGAACTAGAACAAATAGATTAACTTTCGTAGAGATTCCCAAAAACACTAACTTTAATTTTTCGTTGGGAGATGAGATAAATGTCAGGATAAATGAAGCAAGACCTTTTTCTTTAACAGGAGAACTTTCTTTATAA
- a CDS encoding D-alanine--D-alanine ligase family protein: protein MIGGKKKFIGLIFGGDSNEHEVSISSAKTVFQAFNAQINKERFTVKAFYINKYGDWLDSDISEKILIGKIEDYKTKKQEIFNQEKINFLDGIEFQNIDIWFPLLHGFNGEDGSIHGLIRFTKKPLVGCGIIGSALGMDKILMKTIFSNLNLPQVNYLVFQNKDLNDKQVKNKIINEILKKLKFPIFVKPSNSGSSLGISKVKNESEILLALEKAREIDPRILIEEGLEVREIECGIIGNSKLLTSEIGEINYESDWYDYDSKYNSNNKIIIPAEIDSKIAKEIKDIAIKSCRALNIFGFARVDFFIERSSNKILINEINTIPGFTKNSMFPMLWEASGLKIEQLVAKLVDISLDL from the coding sequence ATGATCGGGGGAAAGAAAAAATTTATTGGGTTAATATTTGGCGGAGATTCCAATGAACATGAAGTATCGATATCCTCTGCAAAAACAGTTTTTCAAGCATTTAATGCACAAATAAACAAAGAACGTTTTACAGTTAAAGCCTTTTACATAAACAAATATGGAGATTGGCTTGATAGTGATATTTCAGAAAAAATCCTAATTGGTAAAATTGAAGACTATAAAACAAAAAAACAAGAAATTTTTAATCAAGAAAAAATTAACTTCCTTGACGGAATTGAATTTCAAAATATTGATATTTGGTTTCCTCTTTTACATGGATTTAATGGTGAAGACGGATCAATTCATGGCTTAATTAGATTTACTAAGAAACCTTTAGTCGGGTGCGGAATTATTGGCTCTGCACTTGGAATGGATAAAATATTGATGAAAACAATTTTCTCAAATCTCAATCTTCCACAAGTTAATTATCTAGTTTTTCAAAATAAAGATCTCAACGATAAGCAAGTAAAAAATAAAATAATTAATGAAATTTTAAAAAAATTAAAATTTCCTATTTTTGTTAAACCATCGAACTCTGGATCATCTCTTGGCATCTCCAAAGTCAAAAATGAATCGGAAATATTACTAGCATTAGAAAAGGCTCGGGAAATAGATCCAAGAATCTTAATAGAGGAAGGTTTAGAGGTAAGGGAGATTGAATGCGGAATAATTGGGAATTCAAAACTCTTAACCTCTGAGATAGGCGAGATAAATTACGAAAGTGATTGGTATGATTACGATTCAAAATATAACTCAAATAATAAAATAATTATCCCAGCCGAAATAGATTCTAAAATCGCAAAAGAAATTAAAGACATTGCTATTAAAAGTTGTAGAGCACTAAATATTTTCGGTTTTGCAAGAGTAGATTTCTTTATAGAAAGATCCTCAAATAAAATTTTAATAAATGAAATAAATACAATTCCTGGTTTTACAAAAAACAGTATGTTTCCAATGCTTTGGGAAGCTTCAGGTTTAAAAATTGAACAACTTGTGGCTAAACTGGTAGATATATCTTTAGATTTGTAA
- a CDS encoding FAD-binding oxidoreductase — MTSNTLKFIEKFREVKNLEIIESQSDIVRLSKDFYNYSPVLTEKLDKCIADLVVRPSDHNAVKEVAEICWEFSIPLTLRGSGTGNYGQAVPLFKGVVMHMSHFNKLEEFDPDTGFVKVQSGCVMGDLNKQLEKYGRELRLLPSTWKTATIGGFIAGGSGGIGSIRWGFLRDPGNLIGLEAVTMNEKPELLKFDAEESEPLNHAYGTNGIITSLLLATDIKRKWYSIVIDCIEFEETIEILKNLTSAAIDLKLGAILEEEIVDQMPKWFKTNSRTHKILIQSSLGGIKTIELICKKFKVQSTLLGEEEKLVNGISEVVWNHTTLHMRSKDKNWTYLQMLLPLNDELKLINFLRKKWGRKVLWHLEAVSQQGSPRLAALPVLRWNGIDELNEIIEDCKKLGAFIFNPHVLTVEGGGLGVVDADQVKAKLKFDPKGLLNPGKLEGWEVKEQFNT, encoded by the coding sequence ATGACATCAAATACTCTTAAATTTATAGAAAAATTTAGGGAAGTTAAAAACTTAGAGATTATTGAAAGTCAATCTGACATAGTAAGACTTTCAAAAGATTTTTATAACTACTCTCCAGTCCTTACTGAAAAATTAGACAAATGTATTGCTGATTTAGTGGTAAGACCTAGTGATCATAACGCAGTAAAGGAAGTAGCAGAAATTTGTTGGGAATTTTCTATCCCACTTACTTTAAGGGGTTCAGGTACAGGTAATTATGGACAAGCTGTCCCATTGTTTAAAGGAGTTGTAATGCATATGAGTCACTTTAATAAGTTAGAAGAATTTGATCCTGATACAGGTTTTGTAAAAGTACAGTCTGGCTGTGTTATGGGAGATTTGAATAAACAATTAGAGAAATATGGGAGGGAATTGAGGTTGCTTCCTAGTACTTGGAAAACTGCAACAATTGGAGGTTTTATTGCAGGTGGATCAGGAGGTATTGGTTCAATTAGGTGGGGATTTTTAAGAGATCCAGGAAATCTTATTGGTTTAGAAGCAGTAACGATGAATGAAAAACCTGAATTATTAAAATTTGATGCTGAAGAATCCGAACCTCTTAATCATGCTTATGGGACTAATGGAATAATTACTTCTTTACTACTTGCTACTGATATCAAACGTAAGTGGTATTCAATAGTTATCGACTGTATTGAATTTGAAGAAACAATAGAAATATTAAAAAATCTCACCAGCGCAGCAATTGATCTGAAACTAGGAGCAATTCTTGAAGAAGAAATTGTAGATCAAATGCCAAAATGGTTTAAAACTAATTCTAGAACTCACAAGATACTAATTCAATCTAGTCTTGGAGGAATAAAAACTATCGAGCTAATTTGTAAAAAATTCAAAGTTCAATCTACCCTCCTTGGGGAAGAAGAAAAACTCGTCAATGGAATTTCTGAAGTCGTATGGAATCATACAACTCTTCATATGAGGTCTAAGGATAAAAATTGGACCTATTTACAGATGCTTTTGCCACTTAATGATGAACTAAAATTGATTAATTTTTTGAGAAAAAAATGGGGAAGAAAAGTTCTTTGGCATTTAGAGGCAGTTTCTCAACAAGGATCACCAAGATTAGCTGCTTTGCCTGTATTAAGGTGGAATGGGATAGATGAATTGAATGAAATAATTGAAGATTGCAAGAAACTTGGTGCGTTTATTTTTAATCCCCATGTTTTAACTGTCGAAGGCGGAGGCCTAGGAGTGGTTGACGCGGATCAAGTAAAAGCGAAATTAAAATTTGATCCTAAAGGGCTATTAAATCCTGGGAAATTGGAAGGTTGGGAAGTAAAGGAACAATTTAATACTTAA
- a CDS encoding RNA methyltransferase codes for MVDNKFFKLLIENTFLKITSKNNNLVKRFRSFKRGSSPKDQDFFCIEGTHLIEELLKSGKNPSKILLTEKWLRKNQNLSKKFHESLINIVSEEVLASAISTINPDGIAALVEISAIPNYQFNRKDDFVLVLDRIQDPGNMGNLFRTALAAGVNAIFLAGGAHPLGQKVLRASSGAVFHLPFLRFDGIEEEILNSLLKSLSELSNVGFKIFSTSSHNESSKKPSKPYWEVDWSRRTALILGNEGQGINKKIQEAYNETITIPHSEIVESLNVACVAVPLLLERKRVAYNSK; via the coding sequence ATAGTTGATAACAAATTTTTCAAATTACTCATAGAAAATACTTTTTTAAAAATAACTAGTAAAAACAATAATCTAGTTAAAAGATTTAGATCATTTAAAAGAGGATCATCTCCAAAAGATCAAGACTTTTTTTGCATAGAGGGTACACATCTCATTGAAGAATTGCTGAAGTCTGGAAAAAATCCCTCTAAGATTTTACTTACCGAAAAATGGCTAAGAAAGAATCAAAATCTAAGCAAAAAATTTCATGAGTCATTAATAAATATTGTCTCAGAGGAAGTCTTGGCATCTGCGATTTCAACAATTAATCCAGATGGGATAGCAGCTTTAGTAGAGATTTCAGCAATACCTAATTATCAATTTAATAGAAAAGATGATTTTGTTCTTGTTCTCGACAGAATTCAAGATCCTGGGAATATGGGTAATCTATTTAGAACCGCTTTAGCTGCGGGTGTTAATGCAATTTTTTTAGCTGGAGGTGCGCACCCATTAGGCCAAAAGGTATTAAGAGCATCCTCAGGTGCAGTTTTTCATCTGCCATTTTTAAGATTTGATGGAATTGAAGAAGAAATATTAAATTCTTTACTTAAGTCTTTGTCTGAATTATCAAATGTAGGATTTAAGATTTTCTCTACTAGTAGCCATAATGAGAGTTCAAAAAAACCTTCAAAACCTTACTGGGAAGTTGATTGGTCTAGACGTACCGCATTAATTTTGGGTAATGAAGGTCAAGGTATTAATAAAAAAATTCAAGAGGCTTATAATGAAACTATTACAATTCCGCATAGTGAGATTGTAGAATCATTGAATGTGGCTTGTGTTGCAGTTCCGTTATTACTAGAACGAAAAAGAGTCGCATACAACTCTAAATAA
- a CDS encoding amidohydrolase family protein: MSNSGTAEVLIPRSLCLIEDIDNLIIDLEDLCSVSISWEYGFVSELKPLKNKVTKPKNILFPRFIETHSHFDKSFTWADFPNLESNYGGALSVNLEEHKTRTTDKVLERVEKSLKLAIQNGYRAIRSHIDTYKSQSFDIWIELFKLQKKFSSELTLQFVALAPLEFWDTTNGEDLAKMFSSNGGILGGVIVPPFNKKDTSKFLAKMLRLASKYKLEIDLHIDESIIEPGAGIKVLLETIENLKINSIPITCSHLSSLISLSHREILNLGEKMSEKNIKVVALPLTNFWLLNRSNQSTSLKRPVAPIKQLQKSHVDVSLGSDNVQDPWYPFGNFDPFYMLSCSIPMLQLNPWERMTLSSIFLAPSRLLNLKWDGLIKKGCPADFVILDAQRWADVFSSSLKRKVFIKGDLYC; encoded by the coding sequence TTGAGTAATTCCGGCACAGCTGAGGTTCTTATTCCCAGAAGCCTTTGTTTAATAGAAGATATAGATAACCTCATTATCGATTTAGAGGATTTATGTTCAGTTTCCATTAGTTGGGAGTATGGATTTGTTTCTGAGTTAAAGCCTTTAAAAAATAAAGTTACAAAACCAAAAAATATTTTATTCCCAAGATTTATTGAAACGCATTCGCATTTTGATAAATCTTTTACATGGGCAGACTTTCCTAATCTGGAATCAAACTATGGAGGAGCATTATCAGTAAATCTTGAAGAACATAAAACTAGAACTACTGATAAGGTTCTTGAAAGAGTTGAGAAATCATTAAAACTTGCAATACAAAATGGATACCGAGCTATTAGAAGTCATATTGATACTTACAAAAGTCAGTCTTTTGATATTTGGATTGAACTTTTTAAATTACAAAAAAAATTTTCATCTGAGTTAACGTTACAATTCGTTGCTCTAGCACCATTGGAATTCTGGGATACAACTAATGGAGAAGATTTGGCAAAAATGTTTTCCTCTAATGGAGGTATTTTAGGAGGTGTAATTGTTCCTCCTTTCAATAAAAAAGATACAAGTAAATTTCTCGCAAAGATGCTTCGTCTAGCTAGTAAATATAAATTAGAAATTGATTTGCACATAGACGAATCGATCATTGAGCCTGGAGCGGGAATAAAAGTTTTATTGGAGACAATCGAAAATTTAAAAATTAATAGTATTCCAATAACTTGTAGTCATTTGAGTAGTCTTATTTCTCTAAGTCATAGAGAGATTTTAAATTTAGGAGAAAAAATGTCTGAGAAAAATATTAAAGTTGTTGCTTTACCTCTAACAAATTTTTGGCTGCTCAATCGAAGTAATCAAAGTACCTCATTAAAAAGACCAGTTGCTCCAATAAAGCAATTACAAAAATCACACGTGGATGTATCTCTAGGTAGTGATAATGTTCAAGATCCCTGGTACCCATTTGGTAATTTTGATCCTTTTTATATGTTGTCTTGCTCGATACCTATGCTTCAATTAAATCCCTGGGAGAGAATGACTCTATCTTCTATTTTTTTAGCTCCAAGCAGATTATTAAACTTAAAGTGGGATGGTTTAATTAAGAAGGGATGCCCTGCTGATTTTGTGATTTTAGATGCACAAAGATGGGCAGATGTTTTTTCGAGTTCCTTAAAAAGAAAAGTGTTTATAAAAGGCGATTTATATTGCTAA
- the murA gene encoding UDP-N-acetylglucosamine 1-carboxyvinyltransferase, protein MICGSKTKSYLKSQNLKILGQGKLNGIVEISGAKNSALVLLASSLLTNEKIILENVPFLTDIEKMGNILKNLGVNLVRKNNQLEIDPTTISIKELPYELVKGLRASFFCIGALLTKFGEAQVPLPGGCNIGSRPIDEHINGLIALGADIIIEEGIVKAKTRGNKNRLHGTHIKLNCPSVGATETLIMAASLAKGRTTIENAAREPEVQDLCQMLNKMGAKIYDSGKETIIIDGVNKLYGCTHKVIPDRIEAGTFLIAAAATSSSITIYPVIPHHLEAVTNKLQESGSKITIKGNSISIKSKEIKGVDIETAPFPGFPTDLQAPFTVLMTIANGQSKITETIFENRMNHIYLLNEMGARIKLNKNVAYIKGVKTINGMNLVGSDLRSSAALIIAGIIAKGSSKIYGLEHLDRGYENFELKLKNSGIKIIREISKTTFEENGYKIEPKSENLSKLEAA, encoded by the coding sequence ATGATTTGCGGAAGCAAAACAAAGTCATATCTTAAATCGCAAAATTTAAAGATTCTTGGCCAAGGCAAGTTAAATGGAATAGTTGAAATAAGTGGTGCAAAGAATTCCGCCTTAGTTTTATTAGCCTCATCATTACTAACTAATGAAAAAATAATTCTTGAAAATGTACCTTTTCTCACTGATATTGAAAAAATGGGTAATATCCTAAAGAATTTAGGAGTTAATTTAGTTCGTAAAAACAACCAACTAGAAATAGATCCAACAACTATTTCGATTAAAGAACTTCCATATGAACTTGTTAAAGGATTAAGAGCTAGTTTCTTTTGTATAGGTGCACTATTAACAAAATTTGGGGAGGCTCAAGTACCGTTACCAGGTGGATGTAATATTGGTTCAAGGCCAATAGACGAGCACATTAATGGATTAATCGCACTAGGAGCAGACATTATTATTGAAGAGGGAATTGTCAAGGCAAAAACAAGGGGAAACAAGAATAGACTTCATGGCACTCATATTAAATTAAATTGTCCAAGTGTAGGTGCGACTGAAACTTTAATAATGGCAGCATCTTTAGCCAAAGGAAGAACTACTATTGAAAATGCTGCTAGAGAACCTGAAGTTCAAGATTTATGCCAAATGCTTAATAAAATGGGGGCAAAGATTTATGACTCCGGTAAAGAAACAATTATTATTGATGGTGTTAATAAGCTTTACGGATGTACCCATAAAGTAATTCCAGACCGAATAGAAGCTGGAACTTTTCTAATAGCTGCTGCTGCAACTTCTTCTTCAATAACAATTTATCCAGTAATTCCACATCATCTTGAAGCTGTTACTAATAAGCTTCAAGAGAGTGGGAGTAAAATTACGATTAAAGGTAATTCGATTTCTATCAAGAGTAAAGAGATTAAAGGAGTAGATATTGAAACAGCTCCTTTTCCAGGCTTTCCTACTGATTTGCAGGCACCATTTACAGTTCTAATGACAATCGCAAATGGTCAATCAAAGATAACCGAAACAATTTTCGAAAACAGAATGAATCATATTTATTTACTTAACGAAATGGGTGCCCGCATAAAACTAAACAAAAACGTAGCTTACATCAAAGGCGTTAAAACAATTAATGGGATGAATCTAGTTGGCTCAGATTTAAGATCATCAGCTGCTTTAATAATTGCAGGAATCATCGCAAAAGGTAGTAGTAAGATCTATGGATTAGAACATTTAGATAGAGGTTATGAAAATTTTGAATTAAAATTAAAAAATTCAGGTATCAAAATTATCAGAGAGATTAGTAAAACTACTTTTGAAGAAAATGGGTATAAAATTGAACCTAAATCTGAGAATCTTTCTAAACTCGAAGCAGCTTAA
- a CDS encoding aspartate aminotransferase family protein has protein sequence MKTYSRFDISFKKGKGCWLWDKTGKKYLDAVAGIATCSLGHSDRVLGRRLSSQLKKIQHISNLYNIEEQEQLSRTLTNISCAKSVFFCNSGAEAIESAIKLIKKYGNTTNKGKESIILAAESSFHGRTLAALSATGQPKYQKGFEPMIQGFKFFKFNNFGSVKKLFEECENNDQKISGVLVEPIQGEGGVIPGSKIFFKSLRDICDKYNSLLILDEVQSGVGRTGKMWGYENLGIEPDGFTLAKGLGGGHAIGALLVKEKANIFSPGDHASTFGGNPFACKAALTVLEEINRRNLINNVYLRGVQLSAGFEALSKKFPKIITGKRGLGLIQGLVINDDYADAKKITLKAFDKGLLVVPAGGNVVRIVPPLVISRREINILLDKLNSIFEDL, from the coding sequence ATGAAAACCTATAGTCGATTCGATATATCTTTTAAAAAAGGAAAGGGTTGTTGGTTGTGGGATAAAACAGGTAAAAAATATCTTGATGCAGTAGCTGGTATAGCAACTTGCAGTCTTGGACATAGCGATAGAGTTTTAGGAAGAAGATTATCAAGTCAACTTAAAAAGATTCAGCACATTTCCAATCTTTACAACATTGAAGAACAAGAACAATTAAGCAGAACTTTAACGAATATAAGTTGTGCCAAAAGCGTCTTCTTCTGCAACAGTGGTGCAGAAGCAATTGAATCAGCAATTAAATTAATTAAAAAATACGGGAATACAACAAATAAAGGTAAAGAATCAATTATTCTCGCAGCAGAATCAAGCTTTCATGGAAGGACGCTGGCAGCCTTAAGTGCTACTGGACAGCCTAAATATCAAAAAGGTTTCGAACCAATGATTCAAGGATTCAAATTTTTTAAATTTAATAATTTTGGTTCGGTAAAAAAATTATTTGAAGAGTGTGAAAATAATGATCAAAAAATTTCCGGCGTTTTAGTTGAACCAATACAAGGAGAAGGTGGCGTAATTCCAGGAAGTAAAATATTTTTTAAAAGCCTGAGAGATATATGTGATAAATATAATTCTCTTCTTATTTTAGATGAAGTCCAAAGTGGAGTAGGTCGAACTGGAAAAATGTGGGGTTATGAGAATTTAGGAATTGAACCTGATGGATTCACCCTTGCAAAAGGATTAGGAGGAGGTCATGCAATTGGAGCATTATTGGTAAAAGAAAAAGCTAACATTTTTTCTCCAGGAGATCATGCAAGCACTTTTGGGGGTAACCCTTTCGCCTGTAAAGCTGCCCTAACTGTATTAGAAGAAATAAATAGAAGAAATCTTATCAATAATGTTTATCTAAGAGGGGTACAATTAAGTGCTGGGTTTGAAGCATTGTCAAAAAAATTTCCAAAAATTATTACCGGAAAAAGAGGTTTAGGTTTAATACAAGGTCTTGTGATCAATGATGATTATGCTGATGCAAAAAAAATTACATTAAAAGCTTTTGATAAAGGATTACTGGTAGTTCCCGCAGGAGGGAACGTTGTAAGGATTGTCCCACCATTAGTTATATCGCGAAGAGAAATAAATATTCTTTTGGATAAGCTAAATTCAATTTTTGAAGATTTATAG